A stretch of DNA from Gimesia chilikensis:
AATGGGTTTTGATTGGTTTAGTGGTCTTTATTTCCTCCGGATATTATGCGTTTCAGGAACTCAAGTTCATGATCTGGGGCCAGACTGCAGAGGCCACAGTAACGAATGTATTTGAGACATCTGAGCGGCGAAAACCACTGCTGGCGGTCGAGTATACATTTACGGATGAGGAAGGTCAGCATCACAGTGAGCGTGACGATGTGCCACGCAGCTGGCCGAAACCGGGGCCGAAGGTGACAGTGCAGTATCTGTCGGGTGTGGAGGACTCATCACGCCTGGAAGGACATTCCAGCAGCACAGCTGTCTGGGTCTTTCTGACATGTTGCGGATTGATGGCGTTTGGCTGCTTCAAGCTGTACCAGATGGCCAGCGAAGCCGTCGATGGCCCGCCCCGCAGGAGACGACGATAGCGTGATCCCGGAGCGGATCGGGAAGTGTGGTAGCGATGAATGATTTGAAGCCGAACGAAAATGCGTGGAGATGGGAAGGACTCCCCCCGATCCGCAAGCAGTGGGTTGGCAATGGTGAAGCGGTCCTGTCACTTGTCTGCCTGGTTTCGCTCTTTCTGTTCTGCTCCCCGCCCGGCCACCTGACCCGGGAATCACAGATCCCCTGGATGTTGTTCGTGATTCTGGGGCTGGGGATCGGGCTGAGTGTGGGAGGCATGCGCTTTGGGAGCCTGCCCGGTTATCTGATCGGGATTGTATCGCTGGTGATTCAGCTGCTGATCCTGGCCTTACTCTGTTTAGTCCTGTATACCAATTTCGACTGAGCTGACTGTCTTCCTGTTGTTAAAGAGTGATACTAACAGAAAACGAGTTACCTTGATGGCTGAAACAGAGTCTGAACAGGCTGAAGCGACGGCTGCTGTGCCCCGCTCTCGCTGGAAACACTGGGTGGGCAACTGCGAAGGGCTCCTGGCGCTTTTCTGCCTGATCTGGCTCTTTCGTCCAGGATATATCTCTAGAGGTGAAATTCCCTGGCAACTTTTTATCACGATGGCACTGGGATTCGGATTCTCGATTGGGGGCATCCGGTTCGGAGGAACTTTGGGAAGGCCCGCCGGACTGGTGGCACTCGTTTGTCTTTCAATTCTGATGCTGATTATTCTCGTTACCAGCATCCCCTATTTCTTCTGAACAGCATGGCGACAGACGTCTTCTCAGTAGTTCAAGCACCGCAGCTTCAGGATTCCCCAGGGGATTTCTCAACATGACACCGGAAATTCTGTTTCAGCAAACCTCTGATTTCTATCAATGTTTGATTCACCCGGATCTGGAGGATGTCGATTTTCGACGAGAACTGGAGGCCTTCCGTGGGCTGCGAGCAGAACTGGATCGAGAACTGGCACTCACCCTCATCCAGGAAAGTAACTGGCGGACTCGCCTGCTGGGGCTGGCGGTAGGGGCGTTGCTCAGGGAATGGTCGCTGGCGCCAGTGGTGCTGGAGTTGATTCGGCAGCCGACGGGGATCTCGATTGTCCCAGCGGGGGCCTAGTTGATGGTGCAACACCAGCAAGCCCCTTCTCTGTCGCCGGAAATTGATGGGATTGAATTTAATACGGGACAGTTTGACGGTGAGGTGGGCTGGATACTGACACGGTTGCAGGCACAGATTGATGGAACCTTGACTGTCGACCCCGACGAAGTGGGCCCGAACTCCGGTCAGTCGCTGCAGAGCCAGCTGGCTTTGTACAAGCGGCTTTGCTCGGAAAACTGAATTCCGGCGAACGTCTGACGGATGGTGGTGTCTCAACTGGCGTCTATTCTACTTTGAGCCTTACTGGAGAGACCATGTCTGCCAAACTGAATCTGCTGGTGCTGCGCTGCCAGGACCTGTCTGCCTCAAAAAAGTTTTATGAGCAACTGGGATTTCAATTCCACAAAGAGCAGCATCGGACCGGACCGGTACACTATGCTGCGCAGCTGGAAGAGATGGTATTTGAACTGTATCCACTCAAGCCGGGAGCAGCCGTTGATCAGACTCGATTAGGGTTCCGATTGTCGATCGAGGGAGATTTGAAGGAGAGACTGGATCGGGCCGGGATCGAAATTTGTGATTTTACTCATCATCCCAAGTATTCGGTGTATGTCGTACAAGACCCGGATGGCAGGAAGGTGGTGCTCTCCTGATCCTTGACTAAAGAATGTGTGAGAAACCAGATGGCCCGTCTGTATGAAATTCGAGCAGACTATGATCGCGAGACGATCGTTGTGTACCAGGCCTATGCAGATCCGATTGCGGATGCGGCGCTTGAGGCACAGACGTTTGTGCGTCCGTTTTCGTTTAAGCGGATGACGTGGATCAAGCCTTCGTTTTTATGGCTGATGCATCGCAGTCACTGGGGACAGAAAACGGGACAGACGCGGATTCTGGCGGTCCGTATCACCCGTGCCGGCTGGGAACGTGCGCTCTCACTGGGTGAGCTGACATCTCCCGAACGGGGCGTCTATCGCTCTGCAGCCGAGTGGGAACGGAAATTTCAGTCCGCGCCCGTGCATATTCAATGGGACACGGAACGGAGTTCCCGCGGAGCGGCTCTGCCCTGCTTCAGTATTCAGGTGGGCCTCAGTCGTCACATTATTCGCGAATTTGTCGAGGAGTGGATTGTCGGCATTGAAGATCTGACGCCACGGGTTCGTAAGTGGAATGCGATTCGTGTCGGGAGCAGCCGCAGTCTGAAACGGGAGCTGCCGGGCGAAAAAGTTTATCCGGTGCCTGGGGAATTAACTCGAAAGCTGTTGATTTCCGACTGAGATGGTTTACAAGTGGAGGAAACCAGAACGGAAGGCAGGTTAAGCAATGGCGAGAAGCGAATCCGGAACGTTCACAACCTCGGACGGGGTGAATCTGCAATACCTGACTGCCGGTGCGGGACCGCCTCTGGTGATCCTGCCCGGCTGGTCGCAGTCGGCGGCGCTGTTTCAGCGGCAACTGGATGACTTGAGTGACAGGTGCCGCTGCCTGGTACTGGATCCGCGCGGGCATGGGGAGTCGGCCAAACCGGATTATGGTTATCGCGTCTCCCGCCTGGCAATGGATTTGCGCGAGTTGCTGCAGGCGTTGGATCTGCAGGATGTGATTCTGCTCGGTCATTCCGCGGGTTGTGCTGTAATCTGGAATTACCTGGATCTGTTCGGCGAAGCGGGATTAAGTGGCCTGGTGCTTTGTGATCAGATGATTGCCCGCATCCGTCGGCCGGAATGGTCGGAAGCCGAATGCCGCCTGTATGGGGCCGAGGCAAGCGGCGATGAAGTCCTCGCGCAGGCAGAGCTGATCGGCAGCAAAGAGGGACCGGCCAAGACGGGCGAATTCCTGGCGAGCATGTTTACCGAGAGTTTCTCTGAAGCGGATCTGGTGCAGGTGATTCAGGAGAGCCTGAAGTTTC
This window harbors:
- a CDS encoding DUF3592 domain-containing protein; this encodes MDTDEEMRQLKSMAKWVLIGLVVFISSGYYAFQELKFMIWGQTAEATVTNVFETSERRKPLLAVEYTFTDEEGQHHSERDDVPRSWPKPGPKVTVQYLSGVEDSSRLEGHSSSTAVWVFLTCCGLMAFGCFKLYQMASEAVDGPPRRRRR
- a CDS encoding VOC family protein translates to MSAKLNLLVLRCQDLSASKKFYEQLGFQFHKEQHRTGPVHYAAQLEEMVFELYPLKPGAAVDQTRLGFRLSIEGDLKERLDRAGIEICDFTHHPKYSVYVVQDPDGRKVVLS
- a CDS encoding DUF4291 domain-containing protein, giving the protein MARLYEIRADYDRETIVVYQAYADPIADAALEAQTFVRPFSFKRMTWIKPSFLWLMHRSHWGQKTGQTRILAVRITRAGWERALSLGELTSPERGVYRSAAEWERKFQSAPVHIQWDTERSSRGAALPCFSIQVGLSRHIIREFVEEWIVGIEDLTPRVRKWNAIRVGSSRSLKRELPGEKVYPVPGELTRKLLISD
- a CDS encoding alpha/beta fold hydrolase yields the protein MARSESGTFTTSDGVNLQYLTAGAGPPLVILPGWSQSAALFQRQLDDLSDRCRCLVLDPRGHGESAKPDYGYRVSRLAMDLRELLQALDLQDVILLGHSAGCAVIWNYLDLFGEAGLSGLVLCDQMIARIRRPEWSEAECRLYGAEASGDEVLAQAELIGSKEGPAKTGEFLASMFTESFSEADLVQVIQESLKFPRPYAAELLLSVSAADYRDLLPRILLPTLCIGGEASHLGPEVMPWIAEQIPRGQVEMIAADAGGSHFMYLENPETFNSVVRDFVNQLTEGK